In a single window of the Rhopalosiphum padi isolate XX-2018 chromosome 1, ASM2088224v1, whole genome shotgun sequence genome:
- the LOC132916901 gene encoding U3 small nucleolar RNA-associated protein 4 homolog, which produces MGSFDVHRVNFFSPELLSIQCMVVENETQKLAIGRSNASIEIWDVSYKPHIDRTLICDSSVEGLAWYKGRLFSCSANGTVTEHDLHSLSPLYNKTVTSGSCWCIAIHKDSGRLAAGTQDGYINIFEITSDGLTYDRLMDKQEGKIICISWDSSGEWLVTGSINALRIYSRRSGHALHKLPTGQTDTIVSSIAVTNDFTIISADSRGKLCFWDGNKGTNIANYQALKSIALIVCLDESQTKVYCSGVDPLIVCYELISMKSDMSVECNKWVRSVQLVAHTVEVRSLVHFKGKLFSGGIDGYLSVSSYPPKHMVKYPPLMSSAISLASDARYVLMLHLSHLDVWYLGDKHKYENKLSKLVTIKYSKNDYVRCSAISPDGTWVVYSTEEKLKIFSLIMDSVTCEPMIKKTGIQPVDCDVSTQLAFSSDSKYLWFATKHENTLVCLEMSHKFDLSTKYCIDTSSYFKDLIHLLEVSKWNKYVVAADRKSNIVVFNEGKHYCTLPKYHCSPTSMKIHPITENLVIAYANRNVVEYSLSRREYTDFSEQLFLNPPSELINRSFPINCITFDASRNDSIIFSDDNTICVLTKDENNSKDPEKKIKKLKSKPITFSLKIIQNYEHLVFFDFLNREELVAVEVNPCSFVEKLPAVYKKKLFGMT; this is translated from the exons ATGGGTTCATTCGACGTGCACAGGGTGAATTTCTTTTCGCCCGAACTTCTTTCGATCCAATGTATGGTCGTCGAAAACGAGACACAAAAGCTAGCCATAGGAAG GTCAAACGCGTCAATTGAAATATGGGATGTCTCATATAAGCCACACATTGACAGGACGTTGATATGTGACAGCAGTGTCGAAGGTCTTGCTTGGTATAAAGGGAGATTGTTTAGCTGCAGCGCAAATGGCACTGTTACGGAACACGACCTGCATAGTCTATCGCCTTTG tataataaaactgtAACATCTGGATCGTGTTGGTGTATAGCTATTCATAAAGACAGTGGACGTTTAGCC GCTGGAACTCAAGatggttatattaatatatttgaaataacgtCAGACGGTTTGACATATGATAGATTAATGGACAAACAAGAag gtaagaTAATTTGTATTTCTTGGGATTCAAGCGGTGAATGGCTGGTTACAGGTTCCATAAATGCTTTACGTATTTACAGCCGAAGAAGTGGTCATGCTCTACATAAACTTCCAACTGGTCAAACCGATACAATTGTGTCATCAATAGCAGTCACCAATGACTTCACAATCATTAGTGCTGATTCTcg tggtaaattatgtttttgggATGGAAATAAAGGAACAAATATTGCCAATTATCAAGCACTAAAATCAATTGCACTTATAGTATGTTTAGATGAATCACAGACTAAAGTTTATTGCAGTG gtgtTGATCCACTTATTGTATGTTATGAGCTGATATCCATGAAATCAGACATGAGTGTTGAATGCAATAAATGGGTAAGAAGCGTTCAACTAGTGGCACATACAGTAGAAGTACGATCATTAGTTCATTTTAAAGGGAAACTATTTTCAGgag gaATTGATGGATACTTATCGGTGAGCAGCTATCCTCCAAAACATATGGTTAAATACCCTCCATTGATGTCT TCAGCTATATCTTTAGCATCAGATGCTCGTTATGTGTTGATGTTACATCTAAGCCATTTAGATGTATGGTATTTAGGTGATAAACATAagtatgaaaacaaattatcaaaactggtaaccataaaatattcaaaaaatgacTATGTAAGATGTTCAGCCATTTCACCTGATGGCACATGGGTCGTTTATTCAACtgaagaaaaacttaaaatatttagtttaattatg GATTCTGTCACTTGTGAACCAATGATTAAAAAAACTGGCATCCAACCAGTTGATTGTGATGTTTCCACCCAATTAGCATTTTCGTCTGATAGCAAATACTTATGGTTTGCTACCAAACACGAAAATACTTTGGTTTGTTTAGAAATGTCTCACAAGTTTGATTTATCAACAAAATACTGCATTGACACTAGTTCTT attttaaagatttaatacatttattggaAGTGTCTAAATGGAATAAATATGTTGTTGCAGCTGATAGAAAAAGTAATATTGTTGTGTTTAATGAAGGAAAG CATTATTGTACTCTACCGAAATATCATTGTTCTCCCACAAGTATGAAGATTCATCCTATAACAGAAAATCTTGTGATAGCATATGCAAATCGAAAT gttGTAGAATATAGTTTAAGTAGACGAGAATACACTGACTTTTcagaacaattatttttaaacccaCCTTCAGAGTTAATAAATAGATCATTTCCAATTAACTGTATTACATTTGATGCTTCTAGAAatgattctattattttttcggATGATAATACTATTTGTGTCCTGACAAAAGATGaa aataattcaaAAGatccagaaaaaaaaattaagaaactaAAATCTAAACCCATTACATTTTCTCTTaagattattcaaaattatgaa CACTTGGTgttttttgactttttaaatCGAGAAGAACTAGTTGCAGTCGAAGTAAATCCGTGTTCATTTGTAGAAAAGTTACCAgctgtatacaaaaaaaaattgtttggaatgacataa
- the LOC132919502 gene encoding elongator complex protein 4 — protein MSLNLQSHTISQRKSLKLKGTKTSVTKNQILISTGIVSLDAVLDGGIPIGTVALVEEENYGRNAYLITKHFIAEGIVCDHSILIADVERKPGTIANDLPKPIHEDSFQPTDIVAEDFKIAWRYSQNPIYDSKPYHTSISFGHTFDMSAKLPVNELQNIRCWPVDKSQGTSYSELLEHINTVIIKGGFSTKIPVEQRHVLRITISNLFSPIWDFNDMDVVTFLYKLRILVRSSYATCLITTQAHVIDDVTKCRIEHFVDTVLIFKPMELSSCADYNGKLIIGKLASFNTFLYEPLSVDWATKLTRKKLCIEKLHLPPCLNTGDDNENIHTKQLSCASTTSVLNF, from the exons ATGTCGTTGAATTTGCAGTCACATACTATTAGTCAAagaaaaagtttaaagttaaaaggtACTAAAACATCAGttacaaaaaatcaaattttaatttctactgGTATAGTATCACTGGATGCAGTTTTGG ATGGAGGTATTCCAATAGGAACCGTAGCTCTTGTgg AAGAAGAAAATTATGGTCGAAATGCATATTTgattacaaaacattttatagcTGAGGGAATTGTGTGTGATCATTCTATTTTAATTGCTGATGTCGAAAGGAAACCTGgaacaatt GCAAATGACTTACCAAAGCCAATTCATGAAGATAGTTTTCAACCAACTGATATTGTTGCTGAGGATTTTAAAATAGCTTGGCGCTATAGCCAAAATCCAATATATGATTCCAAACCATATCATACATCCATATCTTTTGGACATACATTTGATATGTCAGCTAAACTTCCTGTTAATGAATTACAAAACATTAGATGCTGGCCAGTCGATAAATCACAag GTACCAGTTACTCTGAATTATTAGAACACATAAACACAGTAATAATTAAAGGCGGTTTTAGTACAAAAATTCCCGTTGAACAGAGACATGTATTAAGAATAACAATTAGTAATCTGTTTTCACCAATTTGGGATTTTAATGATATGGATGTTGTTACTTTTTTATACAAGCTTCGAATTCTTGTGCGTTCTTCATATGCTACTTGTCTTATAACAACTCAAGCTCATGTAATTGATGAt gtgactAAATGTCGGATAGAACATTTTGTGGATACAGTACTTATTTTCAAACCAATGGAATTAAGTTCATGTGCTGATTATAATGGAAAGCTTATCATTGGTAAATTGGCTTCATTTAACACGTTTTTATACGAACCTCTATCCGTAGATTGGGCTACAAAACtcacaagaaaaaaattatgcattgag aaattacatCTTCCACCATGCTTAAACACAGGGGATGATAATGAAAACATTCATACTAAGCAATTGTCATGTGCTTCAACAActtctgtattaaatttttag
- the LOC132919509 gene encoding transcription initiation factor IIB, with translation MSKNLVQCQQHPDAPLIEDYRAGDQICSECGLVVGDRVIDVGSEWRTFSNDKGSNSADPSRVGGAENPLLNGSDLSTLVGPSRGDASFDEFGGMKYKNKGMVCSTNRSLLNAYREIGLMADRINLPRNIVDRANVLFKQVHDGKNLKGRSNDAIASASLYIACRQEGVPRTFKEICAVSKVSKKEIGRVFKLILKALETSVDLITTGDFMSRFCCNLGLPNMVQRAATHIAKKAVEYDIVPGRSPISVAAAAIFMASQASDEKRSQKEIGDIAGVAEVTIKQSYKLILANATLLFPEDFKFVTQISDLPTS, from the exons ATGTCGAAAAATCTAG tGCAATGTCAACAGCATCCAGATGCCCCGTTGATTGAAGATTATAGAGCTGGCGATCAAATATGTTCAGAATGCGGTCTTGTGGTTGGTGATCGAGTGATAGATGTTGGTTCTGAATGGAGGACTTTCAGTAACGACAAAGGTAGCAATAGTGCTGATCCTTCGCGTGTTGGAGGGGCTGAAAATCCATTACTTAATGGTTCTGATTTGTCCACACTGGTTGGTCCTTCTAGGGGTGATGCATCGTTTGATGAGTTTGGTGGtatgaagtataaaaataaggGTATGGTTTGTTCAACCAATCGTTCACTACTTAATGCATATAGAGAAATTGGCCTTATGGCTGATCGCATAAATTTGCCAAGAAATATTGTGGACAGAGCCAATGTACTGTTCAAACAAGTACACGATGGCAAAAATCTTAAAGGTCGATCAAATGACGCAATTGCGTCAGCTAGTTTATACATTGCTTGCAGGCAAGAAGGTGTGCCACGAACATTCAAAGAAATATGTGCTGTTAGTAAAGTTAGTAAAAAAGAAATTGGaagagtttttaaattaatattaaaggcACTTGAAACCAGTGTTGATTTGATAACAACTGGAGATTTTATGTCGAGATTTTGTTGTAACTTGGGATTACCAAACATGGTCCAAAGGGCAGCTACTCATATTGCTAAAAAAGCAGTTGAATACGATATTGTACCAGGTCGTTCTCCTATATCCGTAGCGGCTGCAGCAATATTTATGGCATCTCAAGCATCTGATGAAAAACGTTCTCAAAAAGAAATTGGAGATATTGCTGGTGTTGCAGAAGTCACAATTAAGCAGTCATATAAACTGATATTGGCTAATGCTACTTTATTATTTCCAGAAGACTTTAAGTTTGTGACTCAGATTTCTGATCTTCCAACATCCTAA
- the LOC132919517 gene encoding thymidylate synthase — MSDTDTEEIFINDDEQQYLDHIKKILEKGHKKMDRTKVGTISLFGAQMRYNLMDGIFPLLTTKRVFWRGVVEELLWFIKGSTNSKELSEKNVKVWDANSTRSYLDSIGLNNRQEGDLGPVYGFQWRHYGAEYMDVHTDYSGKGIDQLQNVIDTIKTNPGDRRMLMIAWNPCDVPKMALPPCHCLVQFFVADGYLSCQMYQRSADMGLGVPFNIASYSLLTYMIAHVTGLKPGEFIHTLGDSHIYLNHIDALKMQLQRKPKKFPILTINREVKSIDDFKFDDFTLTGYNPYPKISMDMAV; from the exons atg aGTGACACAGATACTGAAGAGATTTTTATTAACGATGACGAACAACAGTACTTggatcatataaaaaaaatactagaaaaAGGACACAAAAAAATGGATAGAACTAAAGTTGGCACGATTTCATTGTTCGGCGCTCAAATGCGTTACAATTTGATGGatg GTATTTTTCCACTATTGACAACAAAAAGGGTATTTTGGCGAGGTGTCGTTGAGGAGTTATTATGGTTTATCAAAGGCTCAACAAATTCTAAagaattatctgaaaaaaacgTAAAAGTTTGGGATGCTAACAGCACACGTTCATATTTAGACTCGATTGGACTTAACAATCGCCAAGAAG gCGATTTGGGACCAGTTTATGGATTTCAATGGCGACATTATGGTGCCGAGTATATGGACGTGCATACAGATTATTCAGGAAAAGGTATTGATCAGCTTCAAAATGTTATTGATACAATTAAAACTAATCCTGGCGATAGGCGAATGCTTATGATTGCTTGGAATCCATGTGATGTTCCTAAAATGGCCTTACCACCGTGTCATTGTCTGGTACAATTTTTTGTGGCCGATGGATATCTGTCGTGTCAAATGTACCAACGATCAGCTGACATGGGTTTAGGAGTACCTTTTAATATTGCCAGTTATTCGTTACTTACATACATGATTGCCCATGTCACTGGATTAAAA cctGGTGAATTCATTCATACATTGGGCGATAGTCATATCTATCTGAATCATATTGATGCACTCAAAATGCAACTTCAAAGAAAACCCAAAAAGTTTCCCATACTAACTATTAATAGAGAAGTTAAAAGTATAGATGATTTCAAATTTGATGACTTTACATTAACTGGTTATAATCCGTATCCAAAAATATCCATGGACATGGCCGTATGA